A stretch of DNA from Microbacterium croceum:
GCGCGGCAGGGGAGGTCCCGGTGCCGGACGCGCGCGCCGCCGACTCGGCTCCACCGTCCTGCACGTGCTGCTCATCGTCGGCGGCATCTCGATGGTGTTCCCCTTCATCTGGATGCTGCTGACCTCGTTCAAGACGCTCCCGCAGCTGCTCAAGAACCCGCTGGAGTTCCTGCCGAACCCGTGGACGATCGACAACTACGTCGACGCATGGAACGCGGTGCCGTTCGCCCAGGCGTATCTGAACAGTGCGTACATCGCCGTGCTGGTCGTGGTCGGCACGCTCATCACCGCGTCGATGGCGGGTTACGCGTTCGCGCGCATCCGGTTCCGGGGTAGCAAGGTGCTGTTCATCGTGTTCCTCGCGACCCAGATGATCCCTGCGCAGGTCACGCTCATCCCCTTCTATCTGCTCATGTCGCAGCTGGGCTGGGTCGACTCGCACCTCGCGCTGATCGTGCCCGGCATGATCGCGAACCCGTTCGCGGTGTTCCTGATGCGTCAGTTCGTGCTGGCGCTGCCGCGCGAGCTGGAGGAGGCCGCGCTGGTCGACGGCGCCGGACGCTGGCGCATCTTCTGGAGCATCGTGCTGCCCAACCTCAAACCGGGACTCGCGGCGCTCAGCATCATCACGGCGCTCGGCGTCTGGAACGCCTTCCTGTTCCCGCTGGTGCTGCTGAACACCCCCGACCTGTTCACGGTGCCGCTGCTGCTGACCTCGTTCCAGGGGCAGTTCGGATCCATCAACTACGGGCTCGTGATGGCGGCCTCCGCGATCGCGACCGTGCCGATGCTGATCGTGTTCGTGATCGGTCAGCGCAAGAT
This window harbors:
- a CDS encoding carbohydrate ABC transporter permease yields the protein MTLRTTPLGGPTAPATDSTAALTAPGYRQRGRGGPGAGRARRRLGSTVLHVLLIVGGISMVFPFIWMLLTSFKTLPQLLKNPLEFLPNPWTIDNYVDAWNAVPFAQAYLNSAYIAVLVVVGTLITASMAGYAFARIRFRGSKVLFIVFLATQMIPAQVTLIPFYLLMSQLGWVDSHLALIVPGMIANPFAVFLMRQFVLALPRELEEAALVDGAGRWRIFWSIVLPNLKPGLAALSIITALGVWNAFLFPLVLLNTPDLFTVPLLLTSFQGQFGSINYGLVMAASAIATVPMLIVFVIGQRKILNSMAASGLGGR